From one Rosa rugosa chromosome 4, drRosRugo1.1, whole genome shotgun sequence genomic stretch:
- the LOC133741796 gene encoding protein RKD3, producing the protein MTDSPWAVVPYHDPYDHEVPDVLNFINDTPDPTLDTLFDGGVVPSFPHQYPIPQFDNGIQEFPMSPMWDMGNNYNGGGNNTISVLADHPSQCSGGGGGESGFDQNSGLGFGSNVMPPPVWAPPPIPFSCCGCQVLREIVHFNRNYIMTLEIHGRLGAICHAIQESRANYLYDSSASIEPHYQNFDFCNKNIEEVKQFLTQYCLERKVEGYIMQQDPLQAFYQTLCVGMDGEWDDILSYPDEFIPEDLDTTDDFISPNSERAEEMEQPVDEMTVNMKGKGPRLLRFSLAEQRERAAKMKLNDLRAYFHLTIEEASEQLGFCPTVVKRICRKFGVSRWPARKIKSIERRISSLRPLLNSYSDSTRVHVVAEIKRLEREVSRLVS; encoded by the exons ATGACAGATTCTCCATGGGCTGTTGTGCCTTACCATGACCCTTATGATCATGAAGTCCCCGACGTTCtgaatttcattaatgataCTCCTGATCCAACCCTTGACACATTGTTCGATGGTGGAGTAGTTCCTTCTTTCCCTCATCAATATCCAATTCCTCAGTTTGATAATGGAATCCAAGAGTTTCCCATGTCCCCAATGTGGGATATGGGCAACAATTATAATGGTGGAGGGAATAATACTATTTCAGTACTAGCGGATCATCCTTCACAGTGttccggaggaggaggaggagaatcGGGTTTTGATCAGAATTCGGGGTTAGGGTTTGGGAGTAATGTGATGCCACCTCCAGTTTGGGCTCCACCACCAATCCCCTTCAGTTGCTGCGGTTGCCAAGTTCTAAGGGAAATTGTTCACTTCAATC GCAATTATATCATGACACTTGAAATCCATGGAAGACTCGGTGCCATCTGTCATGCAATTCAAGAAAGCCGCGCCAATTACTTGTACGACTCCAGTGCTTCTATTGAGCCTCACTATCAGAACTTTGA CTTTTGCAATAAAAACATTGAGGAAGTGAAGCAGTTTCTGACGCAGTACTGCTTAGAGCGAAAGGTAGAAGGCTACATTATGCAGCAAGATCCTCTGCAAGCATTTTATCAGACTCTCTGTGTTGGTATGGATGGTGAGTGGGATGATATTCTTAGTTATCCCGACGAATTCATTCCTGAGGACTTGGACACTACCGACGACTTCATTTCTCCTAATTCAGAAAGGGCGGAAGAAATGGAACAACCTGTCGATGAGATGACCGTGAATATGAAAGGGAAGGGTCCTAGGCTTCTCAGGTTTTCCCTTGCAGAACAG AGGGAGAGAGCagcaaaaatgaaattaaatgatCTTCGTGCTTACTTCCATCTCACCATTGAAGAGGCTTCTGAGCAATTGGGTTTTTGCCCAACTGTTGTCAAGAGGATCTGCCGCAAGTTTGGAGTAAGCCGGTGGCCTGCTAGAAAG ATCAAAAGCATTGAGAGGCGAATATCAAGCTTGAGGCCGCTTTTGAATTCATATAGTGACAGCACCAGGGTCCATGTTGTAGCTGAAATTAAAAGGCTTGAAAGAGAAGTATCCCGACTTGTATCATAA